From a region of the Alnus glutinosa chromosome 1, dhAlnGlut1.1, whole genome shotgun sequence genome:
- the LOC133880284 gene encoding cysteine-tryptophan domain-containing zinc finger protein 7-like isoform X1, which yields MEENAELEEGEACYYRDDDDKIIDPDISLSYIDEKIRNVLGHFQKDFEGGVSAENLGAKFGGYGSFLPTYERSPSIWSRPKTPPKNYNAPRSPNNLPIEGASQNLKAPSNKAPSLRLGTASCSAHPLHNSRVPSADVPIKQNQVAEKSPLKNESSNRSGNLTDQRTLKVRIKVGCDNLARKNAAIYSGLGLDDSPNSSLGNSPEESGGMSPISQETTDMSPTGIIQAMTSFPIPGGVLISPIHDSLLCLVKKEKLCSVSKPMPPLNGRQEHSAILVDELFSMMGNRKELKEKKTKLAAKSERQLEVKHENGTCFEDDMSLQTKKISVNETTGGKEFLSGDLKSTHVSKSESDVRDSLKVAGGASEVFREGNKNGGKGRLRSSDLVKEEALESIYGEDCSKNEKGNLRSSLVENVHGNRVLNHHKDVLIDRKDDDNCHKISPSLQGYSDGSKCKEDLNPKKEKVGWKTEDDEISVSFKTERVSFEGKNKSKGAQSNGKPVAVSTKESPRFGASADLNNKKNTGYVVADCNGKSQRIKSQKDDKGRDNHRDSLLVPNLEQKDNQMDPVRRSSGDRPKDANLDSVGMQQNAFLDKRKGRLSGKKVEQDISGASIKDASIVRPITETGLTSEMVPPMAAPVLIEEDWVQCDRCQKWRLLPFGTKPEHLPDKWLCSMLNWLPGMNHCNISEEETTRALNALYQLPVSESQNSLQHHISGTALGLYSGDVHHLDQNHENVSAQAVSNRGKKKHVLKEIANAGNSGGPFQISKSTKNKLQESTKRSINGKNQHHAELNLMKKSSSQHLSKKGNLVVDKDMLSQKEKPINGGDAKQIKVKSKREADEYEGGTSKKSKTEDMSYVDKHRTSKMDPGRGHISASTALPTKGSGEDMRKYDEYCLSENTRLDVRDKVLGSVKKLGDQAQVLSDGGSLDMRMCSKKDVSLKKRKLELEDGKNEIETFQNSAHDGSVYEKEESSESGLRKEKKLRVSKTQVKESNTNDSDDKSHKKGRMSEILLSGIRDHPSDTMEEVRRNDKEQQLRKHKKKISSQPTVDVVESLRRDLGSGQVSVAATSSSSKVSGSRKTRANVEELKGSPVESVSSSPLRASNLDKFTSAGGYITGKDDAIHSGLSMKGDFRRYSDGDNTAEINLPGTVIHNFSVLEYRDGDAIHKSSGKAKPSSDVGNSRILNGDVDIVQQNVRFLNDLHAPEHGYNEDGVKKNHHDNSVLQKSGKGTTSRPKGSSRSSDRDKMKVSDPVNGYTKKNHRSDSVCDPSHRVPVHETTANAKHSFPKNPNTKSVMDEKNHVSRRDPVGQWSSGTQMEIKLKQKEYDSLDMKSCAPCSRNVKLAPQLSLIQDFEGDNKADPTQIEPRNGKSKLFSLSDGESKLETVSQGWGTVPGPQKGDMFDGCPIDAPGDVSKALKHSGTVNNNGVNHNLGYLVPDRQGVRDLNASSPVRVISSSQIATNTLKEAKDLRDTADRLKSSCFGFESNEAYFQAALKFLHGASLLETCNSESGRHGEMNQIQAYGTAAKLCELCAIQYETRQEMAAAALAYKCMEVAYMRVVYHKHSSMNRDWHELQATLQKVVPQGESPSSSASDVDNLNSQAPVDKSNLSKGTGSHVAGSQVNLARNRPNFVRLLDFTQDVNFAMEASRKSHNAFAAANVILEEEQNRDCITSVKRVVDFSFQDVEELVRLIRLAMEAISCSGFGGARD from the exons ATGGAAGAGAACGCTGAGCTCGAGGAAGGAGAGGCTTGCTATTACAGGGATGACGACGACAAGATCATTGACCctgacatctctctctcttacatc gATGAGAAGATCCGAAATGTTCTTGGCCATTTTCAAAAAGATTTTGAAGGCGGGGTTTCTGCCGAGAATTTGG GGGCAAAATTTGGTGGCTATGGCTCCTTTTTACCTACCTATGAACGCTCACCTTCTATTTGGTCTCGCCCAAAGACTCCACCAAAAAACTACAATGCTCCCAGATCTCCTAACAATTTACCCATCGAG GGTGCCTCTCAGAATTTGAAAGCTCCCTCGAATAAAGCCCCATCTTTGAGGCTCGGGACTGCTTCCTGTAGTGCCCATCCATTGCATAATTCAAGAGTTCCTTCTGCAGATGTTCCCATCAAACAAAATCAAGTTGCTGAGAAGAGTCCCTTGAAAAATGAAAGTTCCAACAGATCAGGCAATCTAACTGACCAAAGAACGCTGAAGGTTCGAATAAAAGTGGGTTGTGATAACTTGGCGAGGAAGAATGCAGCAATTTATAGTGGTCTTGGACTTGATGACTCCCCAAATTCATCATTGGGGAACAGCCCGGAGGAAAGCGGAGGGATGTCACCCATATCTCAAGAGACGACTGATATGTCTCCAACTGGCATCATTCAA GCTATGACTTCCTTCCCCATCCCTGGGGGCGTACTGATATCACCTATTCATGACAGCCTGCTTTGCttggtgaaaaaagaaaaactttgtagTGTCAGTAAACCCATGCCACCCCTCAATGGTCGTCAAGAACACTCTGCCATTTTAGTAGATGAGTTATTTTCAATGATGGGGAATAGAAAAGAgttgaaggaaaagaaaacgaAATTAGCAGCAAAAAGTGAAAGGCAGTTGGAAGTGAAGCATGAGAATGGTACATGTTTTGAGGATGACATGTCCttacaaacaaagaaaatttcaGTAAATGAAACCACTGGAGGTAAGGAGTTTTTGTCTGGTGACTTGAAAAGCACTCACGTTTCCAAGTCAGAAAGTGATGTTCGTGACTCTCTCAAAGTGGCTGGTGGGGCATCTGAAGTTTTTAGGGAGGGTAACAAGAATGGTGGAAAGGGTAGATTACGTAGCTCCGACTTAGTGAAAGAGGAAGCTTTGGAGTCAATATATGGTGAGGACTGTAGCAAGAATGAGAAAGGAAACCTGAGGAGTAGTTTAGTGGAAAATGTCCATGGAAACAGAGTGCTAAATCACCACAAGGATGTTTTAATTGACCGTAAAGATGATGACAATTGTCATAAAATCTCTCCCTCCTTGCAGGGTTACTCTGATGGGTCAAAATGTAAGGAAGATCTAAATCCTAAAAAAGAGAAGGTTGGTTGGAAAACTGAAGATGATGAAATTAGTGTTTCATTTAAGACAGAAAGGGTCTCATTTGAAGGAAAAAACAAGTCAAAGGGGGCACAAAGTAATGGCAAGCCAGTTGCTGTTTCAACAAAGGAAAGCCCGAGGTTTGGTGCAAGTGcagatttaaataataaaaagaatactGGTTATGTTGTTGCTGACTGTAATGGTAAAAGTCAAAGGATAAAGTCCCAGAAGGATGATAAGGGCAGGGATAATCATAGAGATTCATTGTTGGTACCGAATTTGGAACAGAAAGATAATCAAATGGATCCAGTGAGGAGGTCTTCTGGTGATAGACCAAAGGATGCTAATCTTGATTCTGTTGGAATGCAACAGAATGCATTCTTAGATAAACGAAAGGGAAGGTTAAGTGGTAAGAAGGTTGAGCAGGATATATCTGGGGCATCTATAAAAGATGCTTCAATTGTGCGTCCTATTACAGAAACTGGACTCACTTCTGAGATGGTGCCGCCAATGGCAGCTCCTGTGCTTATAGAAGAGGATTGGGTACAGTGTGACAGATGTCAGAAGTGGCGGCTTCTACCCTTTGGTACAAAGCCAGAGCACCTCCCTGATAAATGGTTGTGTAGCATGCTAAATTGGCT GCCTGGTATGAACCACTGCAACATTAGTGAGGAGGAGACAACGAGAGCCCTCAACGCATTGTATCAATTACCAGTTTCTGAGAGTCAGAACAGCTTACAACATCATATCAGTGGAACTGCATTGGGACTATATTCAGGTGATGTCCACCATCTTGACCAGAATCACGAGAATGTCAGTGCCCAAGCCGTTTCTAatagaggaaagaaaaaacatgttttaaagGAAATAGCAAATGCAGGAAACTCGGGTGGCCCCTTTCAGATCTCAAAGTCCACAAAGAACAAGCTACAAGAATCTACAAAAAGGAGCATAAATGGCAAGAACCAGCATCATGCAGAACTAAATCTGATGAAGAAATCTAGTTCTCAACATTTGAGTAAGAAGGGCAACTTGGTTGTGGATAAAGACATGCTTAGTCAGAAAGAAAAGCCAATTAATGGAG GTGATGCGAAACAAATAAAAGTGAAAAGCAAGAGGGAAGCTGATGAATACGAAGGTGGAACCTCCAAGAAGTCCAAGACAGAGGATATGTCCTATGTTGATAAACATCGGACCTCCAAAATGGACCCTGGTAGGGGGCATATCAGTGCAAGTACTGCTTTGCCAACTAAGGGAAGTGGGGAGGATATGCGGAAATATGATGAATACTGTTTATCTGAGAACACAAGGTTGGATGTAAGGGACAAGGTGCTAGGTTCTGTTAAGAAACTGGGAGACCAAGCTCAGGTCTTGTCTGATGGTGGATCATTGGATATGAGAATGTGTAGTAAAAAGGATGTTTCTTTGAAGAAAAGGAAATTGGAGCTGGAGGACGGCAAGAATGAAATAGAGACATTTCAAAATTCTGCCCATGATGGCAGTGTATATGAGAAAGAGGAAAGTAGTGAGAGTGGATTGAGGAAGGAAAAGAAGTTAAGGGTTTCAAAGACTCAGGTGAAAGAGTCCAACACTAATGATTCTGATGATAAGTCGCACAAAAAAGGTAGGATGTCAGAAATTCTCTTATCAGGCATTAGAGATCATCCAAGTGATACTATGGAAGAAGTCAGGAGAAATGATAAGGAGCAGCAACTcagaaaacataaaaagaagatTTCATCTCAACCGACTGTGGATGTTGTAGAATCATTAAGAAGGGATTTAGGATCTGGACAGGTTTCAGTGGCAGCCACTTCAAGCTCTTCAAAGGTTTCAGGATCCCGTAAAACTAGAGCCAACGTTGAAGAACTGAAAGGTTCTCCAGTGGAATCAGTTTCCTCTTCTCCCTTGAGGGCCTCTAATTTAGACAAGTTTACATCTGCAGGAGGGTACATTACAGGGAAAGATGATGCTATTCATAGTGGTCTCTCTATGAAGGGTGATTTCAGAAGATACTCGGATGGGGATAATACTGCTGAGATTAATCTGCCTGGGACAGTGATTCATAATTTTTCTGTGCTTGAGTATAGGGATGGAGATGCTATTCACAAGTCCAGTGGTAAAGCCAAGCCTTCTTCTGATGTTGGGAATAGCCGTATACTTAATGGTGATGTTGATATTGTACAGCAAAATGTCCGGTTCCTCAATGATCTGCATGCTCCAGAACATGGCTATAATGAGGATGGGGTGAAGAAGAACCACCATGACAATTCAGTTCTGCAGAAATCTGGTAAGGGTACCACTTCACGACCTAAGGGCAGTAGCAGAAGTTCTGATAGAGATAAAATGAAGGTTTCTGATCCAGTTAATGGTTATACAAAGAAGAACCATAGGAGTGACTCGGTGTGTGACCCCAGTCACCGAGTTCCTGTTCATGAAACAACAGCTAATGCTAAACACAGTTTTCCTAAAAATCCAAACACCAAGTCTGTCATGGATGAGAAGAATCACGTTAGTAGGAGGGATCCTGTAGGACAATGGTCAAGTGGGACTCAAATGGAAATCAAGCTAAAACAAAAAGAGTATGATAGTTTGGATATGAAATCATGCGCTCCATGTAGTAGAAATGTGAAGCTTGCCCCCCAGCTGAGCCTGATTCAGGATTTTGAGGGTGATAATAAAGCTGATCCAACACAAATAGAGCCAAGAAATGGGAAATCAAAGTTGTTCTCACTTTCCGATGGTGAAAGTAAACTAGAAACAGTATCCCAGGGTTGGGGAACTGTACCAGGACCTCAGAAAGGAGATATGTTTGATGGATGTCCTATTGATGCACCTGGTGATGTGTCAAAGGCATTAAAACATTCTGGGACTGTTAATAACAATGGAGTTAACCACAATTTGGGATATCTTGTGCCTGATAGACAAGGGGTCAGAGATCTCAATGCTTCAAGTCCCGTGAGAGTGATCTCCTCCAGCCAGATTGCTACTAACACCCTGAAAGAAGCCAAAGATCTTAGAGACACAGCAGATCGTCTTAAG AGCTCTTGCTTTGGTTTTGAAAGTAATGAGGCTTACTTCCAAGCTGCCTTGAAGTTTCTTCATGGAGCGTCACTTCTAGAAACTTGCAATAGTGAGAGTGGCAGACATGGGGAGATGAATCAAATTCAAGCGTACGGCACTGCAGCTAAACTTTGCGA ACTTTGTGCCATTCAATATGAAACACGGCAAGAGATGGCTGCTGCTGCTTTGGCCTACAAATGCATGGAGGTGGCATACATGAGGGTGGTTTATCATAAACATTCTAGTATGAACAGAGATTGGCACGAGTTGCAAGCAACATTACAAAAAGTGGTTCCTCAAG GTGAATCTCCATCATCTTCCGCTTCGGATGTTGATAACTTAAATAGTCAAGCACCTGTTGATAAGAGTAATTTATCGAAGGGTACTGGTTCTCATGTTGCTGGAAGCCAAGTCAATCTTGCTCGAAACCGCCCAAATTTTGTTCGCCTGCTTGACTTC ACACAGGATGTAAATTTTGCAATGGAGGCCTCTAGAAAATCCCATAATGCTTTTGCAGCTGCTAATGTAATCCTCGAAGAGGAACAGAATAGGGATTGCATTACTTCTGTTAAGAGAGTCGTTGATTTCAGCTTCCAAGATGTAGAGGAGCTAGTACGGCTGATTCGGCTTGCAATGGAGGCGATAAGTTGTTCAGGCTTCGGTGGGGCTAGAGACTAA
- the LOC133880284 gene encoding cysteine-tryptophan domain-containing zinc finger protein 3-like isoform X2: MSPISQETTDMSPTGIIQAMTSFPIPGGVLISPIHDSLLCLVKKEKLCSVSKPMPPLNGRQEHSAILVDELFSMMGNRKELKEKKTKLAAKSERQLEVKHENGTCFEDDMSLQTKKISVNETTGGKEFLSGDLKSTHVSKSESDVRDSLKVAGGASEVFREGNKNGGKGRLRSSDLVKEEALESIYGEDCSKNEKGNLRSSLVENVHGNRVLNHHKDVLIDRKDDDNCHKISPSLQGYSDGSKCKEDLNPKKEKVGWKTEDDEISVSFKTERVSFEGKNKSKGAQSNGKPVAVSTKESPRFGASADLNNKKNTGYVVADCNGKSQRIKSQKDDKGRDNHRDSLLVPNLEQKDNQMDPVRRSSGDRPKDANLDSVGMQQNAFLDKRKGRLSGKKVEQDISGASIKDASIVRPITETGLTSEMVPPMAAPVLIEEDWVQCDRCQKWRLLPFGTKPEHLPDKWLCSMLNWLPGMNHCNISEEETTRALNALYQLPVSESQNSLQHHISGTALGLYSGDVHHLDQNHENVSAQAVSNRGKKKHVLKEIANAGNSGGPFQISKSTKNKLQESTKRSINGKNQHHAELNLMKKSSSQHLSKKGNLVVDKDMLSQKEKPINGGDAKQIKVKSKREADEYEGGTSKKSKTEDMSYVDKHRTSKMDPGRGHISASTALPTKGSGEDMRKYDEYCLSENTRLDVRDKVLGSVKKLGDQAQVLSDGGSLDMRMCSKKDVSLKKRKLELEDGKNEIETFQNSAHDGSVYEKEESSESGLRKEKKLRVSKTQVKESNTNDSDDKSHKKGRMSEILLSGIRDHPSDTMEEVRRNDKEQQLRKHKKKISSQPTVDVVESLRRDLGSGQVSVAATSSSSKVSGSRKTRANVEELKGSPVESVSSSPLRASNLDKFTSAGGYITGKDDAIHSGLSMKGDFRRYSDGDNTAEINLPGTVIHNFSVLEYRDGDAIHKSSGKAKPSSDVGNSRILNGDVDIVQQNVRFLNDLHAPEHGYNEDGVKKNHHDNSVLQKSGKGTTSRPKGSSRSSDRDKMKVSDPVNGYTKKNHRSDSVCDPSHRVPVHETTANAKHSFPKNPNTKSVMDEKNHVSRRDPVGQWSSGTQMEIKLKQKEYDSLDMKSCAPCSRNVKLAPQLSLIQDFEGDNKADPTQIEPRNGKSKLFSLSDGESKLETVSQGWGTVPGPQKGDMFDGCPIDAPGDVSKALKHSGTVNNNGVNHNLGYLVPDRQGVRDLNASSPVRVISSSQIATNTLKEAKDLRDTADRLKSSCFGFESNEAYFQAALKFLHGASLLETCNSESGRHGEMNQIQAYGTAAKLCELCAIQYETRQEMAAAALAYKCMEVAYMRVVYHKHSSMNRDWHELQATLQKVVPQGESPSSSASDVDNLNSQAPVDKSNLSKGTGSHVAGSQVNLARNRPNFVRLLDFTQDVNFAMEASRKSHNAFAAANVILEEEQNRDCITSVKRVVDFSFQDVEELVRLIRLAMEAISCSGFGGARD; encoded by the exons ATGTCACCCATATCTCAAGAGACGACTGATATGTCTCCAACTGGCATCATTCAA GCTATGACTTCCTTCCCCATCCCTGGGGGCGTACTGATATCACCTATTCATGACAGCCTGCTTTGCttggtgaaaaaagaaaaactttgtagTGTCAGTAAACCCATGCCACCCCTCAATGGTCGTCAAGAACACTCTGCCATTTTAGTAGATGAGTTATTTTCAATGATGGGGAATAGAAAAGAgttgaaggaaaagaaaacgaAATTAGCAGCAAAAAGTGAAAGGCAGTTGGAAGTGAAGCATGAGAATGGTACATGTTTTGAGGATGACATGTCCttacaaacaaagaaaatttcaGTAAATGAAACCACTGGAGGTAAGGAGTTTTTGTCTGGTGACTTGAAAAGCACTCACGTTTCCAAGTCAGAAAGTGATGTTCGTGACTCTCTCAAAGTGGCTGGTGGGGCATCTGAAGTTTTTAGGGAGGGTAACAAGAATGGTGGAAAGGGTAGATTACGTAGCTCCGACTTAGTGAAAGAGGAAGCTTTGGAGTCAATATATGGTGAGGACTGTAGCAAGAATGAGAAAGGAAACCTGAGGAGTAGTTTAGTGGAAAATGTCCATGGAAACAGAGTGCTAAATCACCACAAGGATGTTTTAATTGACCGTAAAGATGATGACAATTGTCATAAAATCTCTCCCTCCTTGCAGGGTTACTCTGATGGGTCAAAATGTAAGGAAGATCTAAATCCTAAAAAAGAGAAGGTTGGTTGGAAAACTGAAGATGATGAAATTAGTGTTTCATTTAAGACAGAAAGGGTCTCATTTGAAGGAAAAAACAAGTCAAAGGGGGCACAAAGTAATGGCAAGCCAGTTGCTGTTTCAACAAAGGAAAGCCCGAGGTTTGGTGCAAGTGcagatttaaataataaaaagaatactGGTTATGTTGTTGCTGACTGTAATGGTAAAAGTCAAAGGATAAAGTCCCAGAAGGATGATAAGGGCAGGGATAATCATAGAGATTCATTGTTGGTACCGAATTTGGAACAGAAAGATAATCAAATGGATCCAGTGAGGAGGTCTTCTGGTGATAGACCAAAGGATGCTAATCTTGATTCTGTTGGAATGCAACAGAATGCATTCTTAGATAAACGAAAGGGAAGGTTAAGTGGTAAGAAGGTTGAGCAGGATATATCTGGGGCATCTATAAAAGATGCTTCAATTGTGCGTCCTATTACAGAAACTGGACTCACTTCTGAGATGGTGCCGCCAATGGCAGCTCCTGTGCTTATAGAAGAGGATTGGGTACAGTGTGACAGATGTCAGAAGTGGCGGCTTCTACCCTTTGGTACAAAGCCAGAGCACCTCCCTGATAAATGGTTGTGTAGCATGCTAAATTGGCT GCCTGGTATGAACCACTGCAACATTAGTGAGGAGGAGACAACGAGAGCCCTCAACGCATTGTATCAATTACCAGTTTCTGAGAGTCAGAACAGCTTACAACATCATATCAGTGGAACTGCATTGGGACTATATTCAGGTGATGTCCACCATCTTGACCAGAATCACGAGAATGTCAGTGCCCAAGCCGTTTCTAatagaggaaagaaaaaacatgttttaaagGAAATAGCAAATGCAGGAAACTCGGGTGGCCCCTTTCAGATCTCAAAGTCCACAAAGAACAAGCTACAAGAATCTACAAAAAGGAGCATAAATGGCAAGAACCAGCATCATGCAGAACTAAATCTGATGAAGAAATCTAGTTCTCAACATTTGAGTAAGAAGGGCAACTTGGTTGTGGATAAAGACATGCTTAGTCAGAAAGAAAAGCCAATTAATGGAG GTGATGCGAAACAAATAAAAGTGAAAAGCAAGAGGGAAGCTGATGAATACGAAGGTGGAACCTCCAAGAAGTCCAAGACAGAGGATATGTCCTATGTTGATAAACATCGGACCTCCAAAATGGACCCTGGTAGGGGGCATATCAGTGCAAGTACTGCTTTGCCAACTAAGGGAAGTGGGGAGGATATGCGGAAATATGATGAATACTGTTTATCTGAGAACACAAGGTTGGATGTAAGGGACAAGGTGCTAGGTTCTGTTAAGAAACTGGGAGACCAAGCTCAGGTCTTGTCTGATGGTGGATCATTGGATATGAGAATGTGTAGTAAAAAGGATGTTTCTTTGAAGAAAAGGAAATTGGAGCTGGAGGACGGCAAGAATGAAATAGAGACATTTCAAAATTCTGCCCATGATGGCAGTGTATATGAGAAAGAGGAAAGTAGTGAGAGTGGATTGAGGAAGGAAAAGAAGTTAAGGGTTTCAAAGACTCAGGTGAAAGAGTCCAACACTAATGATTCTGATGATAAGTCGCACAAAAAAGGTAGGATGTCAGAAATTCTCTTATCAGGCATTAGAGATCATCCAAGTGATACTATGGAAGAAGTCAGGAGAAATGATAAGGAGCAGCAACTcagaaaacataaaaagaagatTTCATCTCAACCGACTGTGGATGTTGTAGAATCATTAAGAAGGGATTTAGGATCTGGACAGGTTTCAGTGGCAGCCACTTCAAGCTCTTCAAAGGTTTCAGGATCCCGTAAAACTAGAGCCAACGTTGAAGAACTGAAAGGTTCTCCAGTGGAATCAGTTTCCTCTTCTCCCTTGAGGGCCTCTAATTTAGACAAGTTTACATCTGCAGGAGGGTACATTACAGGGAAAGATGATGCTATTCATAGTGGTCTCTCTATGAAGGGTGATTTCAGAAGATACTCGGATGGGGATAATACTGCTGAGATTAATCTGCCTGGGACAGTGATTCATAATTTTTCTGTGCTTGAGTATAGGGATGGAGATGCTATTCACAAGTCCAGTGGTAAAGCCAAGCCTTCTTCTGATGTTGGGAATAGCCGTATACTTAATGGTGATGTTGATATTGTACAGCAAAATGTCCGGTTCCTCAATGATCTGCATGCTCCAGAACATGGCTATAATGAGGATGGGGTGAAGAAGAACCACCATGACAATTCAGTTCTGCAGAAATCTGGTAAGGGTACCACTTCACGACCTAAGGGCAGTAGCAGAAGTTCTGATAGAGATAAAATGAAGGTTTCTGATCCAGTTAATGGTTATACAAAGAAGAACCATAGGAGTGACTCGGTGTGTGACCCCAGTCACCGAGTTCCTGTTCATGAAACAACAGCTAATGCTAAACACAGTTTTCCTAAAAATCCAAACACCAAGTCTGTCATGGATGAGAAGAATCACGTTAGTAGGAGGGATCCTGTAGGACAATGGTCAAGTGGGACTCAAATGGAAATCAAGCTAAAACAAAAAGAGTATGATAGTTTGGATATGAAATCATGCGCTCCATGTAGTAGAAATGTGAAGCTTGCCCCCCAGCTGAGCCTGATTCAGGATTTTGAGGGTGATAATAAAGCTGATCCAACACAAATAGAGCCAAGAAATGGGAAATCAAAGTTGTTCTCACTTTCCGATGGTGAAAGTAAACTAGAAACAGTATCCCAGGGTTGGGGAACTGTACCAGGACCTCAGAAAGGAGATATGTTTGATGGATGTCCTATTGATGCACCTGGTGATGTGTCAAAGGCATTAAAACATTCTGGGACTGTTAATAACAATGGAGTTAACCACAATTTGGGATATCTTGTGCCTGATAGACAAGGGGTCAGAGATCTCAATGCTTCAAGTCCCGTGAGAGTGATCTCCTCCAGCCAGATTGCTACTAACACCCTGAAAGAAGCCAAAGATCTTAGAGACACAGCAGATCGTCTTAAG AGCTCTTGCTTTGGTTTTGAAAGTAATGAGGCTTACTTCCAAGCTGCCTTGAAGTTTCTTCATGGAGCGTCACTTCTAGAAACTTGCAATAGTGAGAGTGGCAGACATGGGGAGATGAATCAAATTCAAGCGTACGGCACTGCAGCTAAACTTTGCGA ACTTTGTGCCATTCAATATGAAACACGGCAAGAGATGGCTGCTGCTGCTTTGGCCTACAAATGCATGGAGGTGGCATACATGAGGGTGGTTTATCATAAACATTCTAGTATGAACAGAGATTGGCACGAGTTGCAAGCAACATTACAAAAAGTGGTTCCTCAAG GTGAATCTCCATCATCTTCCGCTTCGGATGTTGATAACTTAAATAGTCAAGCACCTGTTGATAAGAGTAATTTATCGAAGGGTACTGGTTCTCATGTTGCTGGAAGCCAAGTCAATCTTGCTCGAAACCGCCCAAATTTTGTTCGCCTGCTTGACTTC ACACAGGATGTAAATTTTGCAATGGAGGCCTCTAGAAAATCCCATAATGCTTTTGCAGCTGCTAATGTAATCCTCGAAGAGGAACAGAATAGGGATTGCATTACTTCTGTTAAGAGAGTCGTTGATTTCAGCTTCCAAGATGTAGAGGAGCTAGTACGGCTGATTCGGCTTGCAATGGAGGCGATAAGTTGTTCAGGCTTCGGTGGGGCTAGAGACTAA